The Candidatus Hydrogenedentota bacterium DNA segment GCCATTGCCCCTTATCGCCCCTACCCCGAAGCCGACAACCGGGTATTCGATCACGAGATTCTTGCGGTCGTGTTGCAGGAGTTGCTGGTTCGCCGCGGAGTGAAACTCCTGCTGCATACGCGTTTCGTCGATGCGTGCGTAAAGGGCGACAAGATAACCGAATGCATTGTCTGTGGGCCGTCCGGACCGGAGGCCATCCGGGCGAAACAGTTTATCGATTGCACGGGCGAGGCCCAACTGGCGCATCGGGCCGGCTTCCAGACCGTCAAGGGCCGGCCGGAAGACGGACTTCAGCTGCCCATGTCGCTCATGTTTTTCGTGCGGCACGTAAACCCCGCGGACGCCCGCGTTCAAGCGCCTGACGGCTGGTTCGAGGCCTTCCGCACCGAGGATGAACTGCCCATGACCAGCGTGTGGCCGAACGGGCCCGGCGGCAACGCGCTGAAGATCAAGGTCCCCCTGTTCGACGCAACCGACACGGAGTCCTTGACCGCCGCGGAGATTCACGGCCGCCGCCGGATGATGTCGGTGCTTGACTATTACCAGCGCGTGGAACACAAGCCGTGGCTGCTGGACCACTGCGCGGGCCGGGTCGGCATTCGCGAGGGACGCCGCATTTTGGGCGACTACGTGCTGACGGTGCAGGACCTGCGCGCCGGGCGCTCATTCGATGACGCCATTGCCCGGGGCGTGTATCCGCTGGACGGTCACAAGCCCGACGACGACAAACGCACCTACATTCTTCCATCGGAAGAGCGGACCGTGCCGCCGTACCAGATTCCGTTCCGTTGCCTGATACCACGCGAGGCGGGAAACCTGCTGTCGGCGGGCCGGTGCTTATCGGCGGACCAGTTGGCCCTATCGTCCGCGCGCGTGATGACCACGAGTTCCATGATGGGTCAGGCCGCGGGCGTGGCGGCGGCGCTGGCCGCCGCGCGGGGGTGCAGTCCACGCGACCTCGATTTCTTGGAGATACGCCGGACGGTCGTGGAACGCGGCGCCAATCTGGCAGTCTGAACGCACGCCACGCGGAACGAACGGAGTACTCCCCGCCGGGTATCACCCAATTGCCGTTCGAATACGTCCCGCTACGACAGACCTGGACAGAACCCATCCTCCGTGCCGCCATCGGGACAGGGGGTGTAGCCTCCGCTGTTGTAAAACTGGATAATGCGCAGCAATTCGAGAAGCTCCACGGCCCAGTCCTGCGGCTCATAGTCGCTATGATGGGGAGCGCAAGACTGGCCGCCGGGGCCGGGCGCATAGCCGTCTTCCGTGGCATCCGGCGTTTCGGCGCAGTGGAGGCCGCCTGAGTTGTAAAACTGAATCAAGCGCAGCAACTCGGAAAGCTGAATGCGCAGGTCGGCGTCCTGGTCGCCCGTATGCACGGCGTCCTCGCCGCCTGCCCCGATAAGCAGCTCGCGACGGCTGACCGCGCCGTCCCCGTTTGTATCCCATGTGTCGAAAAGCTCCTGATCCATTCCGGGCACGACGTTCGCGGCTTCGTCCAGGTCAAGCCCGCCCGATTCGTCGGCGTCGGCGGCGCCGGCCTCGCCCGCCAAGGTCTGGACCATGCCGGCAAGAGAAGCAAAGACGCGGATGGTAACGACGTTTCGAGCCTCGTTGGTGCTTCCGCGGCCAGTTACGGTGAGCCATGGCTGGAAGTCGCCGGCGGTCGTGTATGTGAACGTCACCGGCTCGCCGCGCGTGCCCGTCAGGTCGACGCTGTAGTTGCCCTGGAAGTCCCATCGTGTTTCGAGGTAATCGCCGGTCGACAGGTCCTGGAAAGTGACATCGAGCGGTGCAACGCCGATCACAGGGGCCGCGGAGAAATCGGCTACTGCGAGCACCTTGTTGCGTAGAGGAATCTCCGTATCCGCGAAACTCGCCTTGCCGGCCGTCGTAGTCACTCCCGCGCGCAATTTCAGCGGCGCTTCCACTTCCTCGCTCGTTACAAAGAGCCCGTCCTCCGTGAATACGCCGTCTCCCGCCACTTCGTCGCCGCGGTACTCGCCATCATCCAGGATACCGCCGTTGACGTGAAAACGGCTGGTGCCGCCCGGCACGCTGGCATCGTGATTGAACGGATAGGAGTACATGCCGGCAAGCGCGNNNNNNNNNNNNNNNNNNNNNNNNNNNNNNNNNNNNNNNNNNNNNNNNNNNNNNNNNNNNNNNNNNNNNNNNNNNNNNNNNNNNNNNNNNNNNNNNNNNNTTGCCGCCCACAGGCAGGAGCAGCAGCGACCCAGTCTTGTCCACCGCGAGCCAGCCGCCGCCCGCGACGACATAGATCGCTGACCCGTCCACCCCAGGCGTTGTCGCCAGGTCGGCGCTCGCATAGACCGCCTCGGCGCCCGAACCATCCGTGTAAACACGGTAGATCGTGAAACCTGAAGGTCCGGGCTCACCGGAGGCGCCGGGTTCGCCGTAGGGACCGAAGGTATTGACGAAAAAGACCTGCGTGCCATCTCCGGTCATGGTAAAGCACGGCCAATCCCCATACGGCGCAATATCCACCTGGTGGGTCTCGCCATAAGACCGGTGCGTCAAAGTCTGCACGAGGCTGGTCTTTGCCGCGGTGGTTGCGTCATAGACCATGATCTCCGGCGCGAGGTCGCCGGGCCCGCGCAAGCGCACATAGGCGACCGTGCGGCCATCATCCGAGATGTCATACGCGTTATAGAGACCGTTGGCGCAATAGTTGCCCACGCCCGTATCATACGTGAAGCCTTGTTCGACCAGAGTCTCGTTCGCGCCGTCCGTGTCGATGATGCGCAGTTGATGCGCGAAACAACCGCGAGCGTCCTCCACGGTCTGACGGACATAGAACACGGCTCGGGAGCCATCCGCGGACATGCGAAACGACTCGATCACATAGTTACCGCCAACACAATCCGTGATTTCTTCGAAATAACCGCGCCGTACGATGGGCGCTGATTCGGACCCGAAGGTTGCCGGGGAAATGGTGAAGAGCTGCGACAGCAGGAAGAGCGGTACGGAAAGGGTCCCCATGGCTCTGCTCCCTTACGGTTGGTGCGATCTTGGGCTTCCTCCGCCTTGCTAAGGCCACCATAGCACACCATGCGCGGAAGGGCAATAGGCAGAAGCGCGAAAAGTGACCTCAGGGCGCCGGTCAGACAGGTTCTTTTCCGATGTGCCGTGAGAGGGCTTGCAACGCTGTTAAACGTTTTGTTCAAATGCCATGTGACGCTGTTCCAAATCCAGACGGGGAGTGACAAAATGTCGAGCAACGTGTTGAGCAAGCTTCTTTCGATAATGACGCTGGTCACGGCAACTCTGGCCGCGCAGGAACCGGCGCGGTTGTCTCTTGGACAGGAGACTGAGGGGCCGTGGTGGATGCAGGAAACGGCGTTGACGTCCACAGGCGGTCTGCGCCTCGACGGCAAGCCTTGGTGGGACAAGGCCGCGGCGCTCGACGTGGGCGAATCCTTCATCGTCGAGGGGGAGCGGTCGCTCGTGCGGCGTGAGACGTTCAATGACCGGGGCGGGCGCCCGCAGGATGCCATCGTGTGGGTGCTCGATGACGATGAAGACGGGAGTGTTGGGGACGGCGGTGATCGCGATTCGGACTGTTACGTCGCGGATTATGGCCGCGACGGTTCGGCCGACCGCATGGTCGACTACATGGATGACGACGGGGATAACGATCCCGACGAGATGGATATCCGCTATTTCGCCGACGGCGAACTGCGCTATTGCTGGTTCGGCATGGACCTCGACGACGACAGCGCCATGTGGAGCCTGAGCGGCTACGAATACGGCGGCCCCAGTTTTTTTGAGAGCGACCCGTACGGCGACAGCATGATCTACATGAACAAGCTCGACACGGACACGGGCGGCTGGTCCCCCATCTCGGAATGCCCGTTCGCCTTCTATGACACCGACGGCGACGGGCAGAGCGAGGCGGTGGTCCGGTGCAGCGCCGTTCCGTTGACTTATGACACGAACGTGGACCCCGACTACGCCAACGACTACGCCCACTTCGCGGCGCCGTGGAGTCCGGCCTTGGCGCACATGGGCATCGTCAACATACGTTACGGCTTCGACATCGATGGCGGCAGCTCGGAGGACACGCCGCTCCACTACGATTTCGGATTCAACCTCGTCGGCGCGGCGCCTTACCAGTACCCCGGCATGAACCATTTCAACTCCAAGCGCCGTCCGCCCCAGACCACGATTGTCACGCCATGGGAAAGCCTGCGCGGCATTTGCGACGCCTACGCCGCGCGCGAGACCGGCCTGAGCTGGCACGAACAAACCGACGACACCATCGCGATCGGGTATGGCGCGCACGAGAAAGACGATTACCGCTGGGAAGGCGTCTTCTGGACGTGGGAGCGCATTTTCATGGAGAACACCGGCGGGCCCTGCCAGAAGTGGAACGTGCGCCGCGAGTACAGCGCCACGCCCGCGGCGAAACGCGAGCTCTACTACAGCGCCGTCGACCGCCGCATTCATCTCAAGCATGCACAAGAAGGCTGGATTCAGGTGGGGCATTTCGCGGGACTGGGGGATCTCGGCGAAGTCCGGATGTTCGACACGGACGGCAACGGCTATTTCGACCGCTGGGAGTACGATTTCGGCGACTGGCGCCGCGTGGCGAACGTATCCCATGAACGCGCCGAGGACGTGCCTTGGGATTTCGAAACCCTGACCAAGCGCTATACGGACAGCATTCTGCCTGATGCGGACACCGCCAACCGGCGTTTCCTGGCGGCGATGGCCGCGCAACGCGGGTTTCAGACCGACCCGAAGCTTACCGCCGCCGCGGGCGCAAGTCCCGGCAACTTCCAGCGCTTCGCCCAGGACGTGCTCCGCGAATTGCAGTACGGGGATTTCTACACGTATTGGTCAGGGGTTGCCGCGCGCGCTCTGGCGGGGCGGCCCATGGATGACTTGCGGCCACTGGACGCGACAGCCCGCGCGTCGCAATGCACCTCTCAGACGGCATGGGAATTGCGCCGTCTCTTGTCGCGAATCGATGTTTTGTACGGCGAGGGCCGACTGGAGGAAGCCGCCGAGCTAATCGAAGTTTCCGGACAGACGTTCCGCATTCCCGAGACCGCTTGCGGGAAACAGGCAACCCCATGACAGGATTCGGTTATTGCCTGCAATCTCATGGAAGAGTGGTTTCCATGGAGACCGCCGCGACGGCCCGAGCCGGGAACCGCGGAGCGGGATGCGGCACTTGAAGGACACTGCGCATGCACGACGACACGCTCGCGATAGACGGAGGAAAGCCGGTGGCCACGGGCCCTTTCCCCCCGCCCTGGCTGGGACCTGCGGCGATCGGCGAAGAAGAAGCGGAAGCGGTGGCTGCGGTGGTGCGCAGCCAGTTCCTGTTTCGTTTTCTCGACCATGAAAACTCAAAGTGCACGCAACTGGAGAACTTGTTCAGGCGAATGACCGGCTGCGAGCACGCGCTGGCCGTCGGCGGCGGCACGGCCGCGCTGATTTGCGGGCTGACCGGAATCGGAGTCGGGGACGGCGATGAGGTTATTGTGCCGGGCTTCACCTACATCGCGTCGGCGTCGGCCGTGTTGATTTGCGGGGCGGTTCCCGTCATCGCGGAAATCGACGAGACGTTCACCATCGACCCGGAAGACGTCGAGAGAAAGGTCACGCCGCGCACAAAGGCGGTCATGCCCGTGCACATGCGCGGCATTCCCTGCGACATGGACCGCATCCTGGACGTTGCGCGGCGGCACAATCTGCTGGTGATTGAAGACTGTGCGCAGGCGTGCGGCGGCCGCTACAAAGGAGAGGCGCTGGGCTCGCTTGGCGATGTCGGCTGCTTCAGTCTGCAGCAATACAAGGTCATCACCGCGGGCGAAGGCGGCATGGTAGTGACGCATCGCCGCGAGGTATTCGAGCGCGCGGCAATCCGCCACGATTCCGCCATGTGCTTCTGGAATCCCGCCGACACCACCATCGGCCCGTTCCCCGGCGAAAACTGCCGGATGAACGAAATGGAGGGCGCGCTCGGTTGCGTGCAGTTCGGGCGCATGGACGCCATACTCGAACGCACCCGCGCGTTATACCGCCGCATCCACGAAGGCATCGCGGATTGCCCCGGTATAAGGCCGCGCCGTTCCCCGGACCCAGAAGGGGACTGCGGCATCGCGGTTGCTATCCTGCTCGAATCCGGCGACCGCGCCAGGCGTTTTGCGGAAGCGCTGAACGCCGAAGGGATCCCGGCGGCCAGCATTTACGACCGCGGCATTCCCGACCGCCATATCTACTGCTACTGGGAGTACGTGATGGGAAAACGCTCCAGCGACGCGCATGGCCGCCCCTGGACGTCACCGCTCCACGACCAGACGCGCGAGTACCGGCCGGACATGTGCCCCGGGACCCTGGATATCCTGGGCCGCGCGGTCATCATTTCTCTCGCGCAGACTTTCGAAGACCAGCACGCCGACTGGATCATCCGGGGTATCCGCAAGGTCGCGCGCGGCCTTCGATGACATTGCGGCCCGGCACTCGCCGCTACGGTATCGCCGCCTGTTCGCCGAGCCAGTTGCCGTAGGTCAGCATCAGCACCGCCGTGACGAGCACGACGATGGCCCCCGCGATGGCGGCGCGGGTGGGCAGGCGCCGGCCGTGCCACTCGCGCAACGCCACGCCTGCCAGGGCGCTGAACAGAATCAGCATGATCATGTGGATGGCCCAGCTGGAGAACTTGAACTGGCCCATGCGCACATGGCCCAGCCCGTAAAACAGAAACTGCGAGTACCAGAGGCAGCCGGTCAGCAGGGCCATGGCGTAATTCATCCGAAGCGCGCCCGGTACGGCGCCGGCGGGCTGCCGGAATTCCCCGAAGGTCTTCTGCCGGAATCCGAGCCACAGCGTGTACGCCAGAGTCGTGCAGAATGCGCCGGTGTTCGAGAAGATATACACCACGTTCATTTCCCAATGCCCCGCGCCGAACCTCGCCGCCGTTTCCGCGATGGGCTTGCCCGTGTCGTTAACCGCCACTCCGTAAATCGCCGACAGCACGCCCGCAAGCAGGCACAGCGCCAGGCCCTTGCCCAGCGAAAAAGTCCCCGTGGTTCCGGTTCCGGCGAGCAGCTCCTGCTCTTTCCAACGGCCCGCGACACCGCAGAGCAGCGTGCCCGCAAAACCGACCAGCATCCCGGTCATGACCCAGCTCGCGCCCTGCTTCTGAATCAACTCCTGCAGCGTGCCGCCAAGAATGGGCCCGGCGAGCGTGCCGAGCACGCACGAAATGCCAATCGCAATCGCGTAGGTCAGGGAGTATCCGATGTGTTTGATGGCGAGGCCGAACGCGGTTCCGCCCACGCCATAAACCACGCCCAGCAGGAACGTGATGGTCATGGCGTGTTTCGGCGCGGCGCTCAGCACCTGGCCCAGGTCGGGGATGGTCAGCCACGCGCCGGCTATCGGCGCGATGAGCCAGCAAATGGAAGCCTGGGCCAGCCAATAGGTCTGCCACGACCACCCGCGGAGCTTCTGTTGGGGCGTGTAGCACAGCGCGGCGGCGCACGCGCCAAAGGCATGAAGAAATGTTCCCAGCAGGGGGTTGTCGGCTACCATACCCATACTCCATCGTTATACAACCATCCCGACCCCCGGCCAGGCTATCAGCGGCCCCCAATCACGCAACCGGTCCTTCTTCCGCGTCAAATGCCCGCGTTTCTGCGCAGACGCGTCAGGGCGTCCACGGACTCCTTTGGAATGACGCCGCGCCGGTCGGGCGGCACATCGAGGAGAAGATTGACACCGAACTTGCGCGCCGCCTGGTGCAGGCCCAGCAGGACATCATCGCTCCGGGGCATGTCTCCTTCGACCCAGAACCATTCCTTGCCGATCGGGTCGCAAATCTCGCCCGGCATGTAGTATTCCTTGCCTTCGATTTCGCGCCATCTCTTGTATCCGCCCTCGGGCGGGAGGCTGCGCTCGATGGCGATGATGTCCGACGGCCACGCATAGTCCACGTTGTAGTTTTCCTGGTCCGAGATGCCGCTGTTCATCATGATGACCGTTTCGGGCTGGAGCGACGCAATGTGGTTGTAGAGAAAGGTGCGGTACCCGCGCCCGAGCGCGCCGGGAATGTCGATCCACGTTTCGGCGATAGGCCCGTACTGCGTGAGCAGTTCCGTGACCTGCGCGGTCTGAAAGGTCTGGTAGGTTGACGTGGTGTAGCAATCCTGGCCATCGGACCACGTGCGGCTGCCAAAGCGGTTGTGGTTGTCCCACGAACAGTAATAGAACCCCGGCAGCACGCCCTTGTCACGGCAGGCGGTGACGAACTTCTCGACCACGTCGGTCTTGTCCGCGCTGTTCGCGACGGAGTAGTCCGTGTGCTTCGTGGGCCACAGGCAGTGCCCCGCGACGTGTTTGGTCGTGAGCACGGCGTATTTCATGCCCGCGTCCCGCGCCACGGAGACCCACTGTCCGACATCGAGGGCCGTGGGCGCATAGAGCGACACCGGGTCATTGCCGCTGGGCAATTCCTTTCCGACAAAGGTGCTCATGCCGTAATGGAGGAACATGCCGTAGCCGAGCGCCTCCCACGCCTGCAGCGCTTCCACGCCGAGCCGCTGATTGCCCTGTTTTGCGTCCGCCGCGGCTGGGGGCGCGTCCGGCGCGCGCCCGTCCGCCCGCGCGGCAGCCGCGCCCGCGGTGGCGGCCGCGGCAACCGTTGTGGTTGCCAGGAAATGCCTTCGTGAACAGCCCCTTCTTGGTTTCATGGCCTGGTCCTTTCCGGGAGTGCGATTCCCCATCTGCGACAACCCATGTCCGGCACGCTCCGCGCCGCTATTGTGCAGTTGCGGCCGGAGTCTATCAACTCGGCGCGTCATTCGGCGCTTCGCGCAGCAGGCGCACCCGCCGGTGGCGCGGCTCAGTCAACCGGGCCGGGACGGCGAATCCGCGGCGCATGCTTGATCTTCGGGCGAATGGCCAGCCATTCGACGCCCTGAAATTCCGGGTCGTCGATAGCGCGTATCTCTTCCGCGCCGCGGTACGGGCACATCGTATCGACCCACACAATGAGCCGCAGCAGGCTCACGGGGTCCACGCGGACCTCGTGATGTTTGCCGCTGGACGCCATCTCGATGAGGCGGCTGTTGTACGAGAGGCAGGTCATTGGCGGCGGCGTGACGTACGCGGCCGGGTCCGTTGTGCCGTAGGCCTCGACCATCAGCGTGTTCGCGATGCCCCAACCGGGCGGCGGCGTCTCGGGCGCGGCATAGGGCGCGCCCCACGTTGGCCGCCCGATCAGCGTAAGATATGGCTCCGTGAAAACGGGCGCGCTGGGGCGCTCGGTCAGGTCGAGCGTCTTGCGCGCTCCGCCGTCGCCCTGGTGGCATTTCCCGCAATACCGGTCGAGCACGGGTTGCACGTAGCGGGGATAACTGACCGTGTCGTCTGACCAGGGTGGCGGCGCGATGTCCTGCGGCTCGCGCGAGAAAGCGATCGCCTGGCCCGCGACCACGGGGGTGCGGCTGTGCGACTCGTGACAGCCGAGGCAGCCGCGCCGTTCCCCCGGCATGACATTGACGAAGCTGCGCATCGTCTGCAGCGCGCGCTGGTTCTCGTCGAGCAATTGGAAGTGGAGCGCCATGCCCGCCGGGGCCTTGAACGCAACGGAACCGTCGTCTTCGATGCGCACCGTGCCCAGCATGCGCTTGACCCCTTCCGACTGCACCGCGGAAACCACGGGGCCGGTCGAGATGTAGGGGCGCTGGTACCAGTAGGTGTACGTCTTGGGTTCGATGTTGAGAATACGCAGATAACGGGCCCTGCCCTGCAATTCGGGCGGCGCGCCGTGATATACGTTGCCGGTGTAGATCACTCCGTCCCGCGGGCGCTCCCGGTCCTCGGCGTTCGGCCACATGACACGGTCCGCCAGCACGGGAGGACGCGAGCGCGGGCGCAGCGGCATCGCGTGAAAGATGTTGTTCACGCCCTCGTAGATCAGTTCGCGGTTGCCGTCCGTGTCCATCAGATACAGCCGGAACCTGCCGTCCCGCTGCGCGGAGACCAGGAAGTCACGTTCGCTGAGCGGGTAGGGGCTGTAGTAAGCGGGATACTCGCCGCTGGCGTGGTAGGCGGGCGATTCAACAGGGTCGACGGGGCCGTTGCCGCACTCGGGCCACGGCACGTCCGCGGTGACCTTTGTCAGTCCCAGCGGGAAGTTGAAGCCCTGCGCGGGATCGAGAATGCCCACCGAGCCGCTGAACCAGTTGTGGTGCGCGCTGCCGGTGAACAAGACGCGCGTGCTGCCCGGTATGCTGCGCGCATCCTTCATGAGGTCCGGCCAGACACTCTGGTTGCCCCAGAGCGTGCTGACCTGCGTGCCGTCCGGGTTGATGGTCCAGAGCTTCTGCGCGCGCCAGAGCGGTTTGTCCGTGTATTCCCAGCGCGTATAGAGGATGCGCCCGTCGTTCATGACCGAAGGCAGGTAGTCCGGCTCATTATTCGACGAGATCAGGTAGATGTTGCGGCCGTCGCGCTCCGCGCGCGCGAGCACGAACGCGTTCGTGGGCGGCATGCAGCGCACATACGTGTGCCCCCGCGTGGTCGAGAAGAGCACATGCCGTTCATCGGGCAGATAGATCGGGTCAAGGTCGTCGTAGGGGCCGTCCGTGAGTTGCGTGCAGCCGCTGCCGTCCACGCCAACCTCGTAGAGGTGGAACGACTTCTCGTTGTGCGGCTTGAAACAGATGAGGAGCCTCTGCGCGTCGTGCGAAACGTCGAAACGCCAGAACGAACCGTGCAGCGGCGGCTGCGGCATGATCCGCGAAACGCGGCCGTCCGGGCGCAGCCCGTCCAGCGCCAGGATGCGCGCGCCGGGCACCGCCATGTACCCGAGGCGGTGGCGCGTTTCGTGCTGCCATTCGCTGCCCTGTGGATAGGGCATGTCGACGAACACGACCCGGTCAAAATCGACGGCCGGATTGAGGAACATCACGCGCCGTTTCACTTCGCGGACACGGAAGTAGAGCACCTTGTCAGGCTGCGACAGGCCAGTTGCCTGCCCTTCGAGACCGTTCAACTCGAGCCGCTCCGCGGAAAAGTCGCGCATGCCTGGAAACTGTCCTTCGATGCGCTCCGTCAGTGCGCGGGTCCATGCGATCTCCGCACGGATGCGGTCCGGGTCCGGGTTCTGGTTCGCCTGATGCATCCAGTCGCTTTCCAATACGGCTCGCGCCTGTGCGGCATCGAGATCGCGAGTCTCCGGCGTTTCCGGCTTGACATAGGGCGCAACCGCTTCGTGCATGCGCGGGCGGAACTGTATGCGCCGCCCGGCCTCGAGGATCAGGTCTGGCCACTCGGGCGAAAACCGCGCGGCCGGGCCACGGGCCTTCAACCCTTCAAATTGCGCGCGTATCCTCTCCGCCTCTCCCCAGCGTCTCGCGTCCTCCGGCGTCTGCTTGCCGATCTGATATTCGGTCAGCGGCTTGTACTCCAACAGCAGGTCCATGAGCTGCTGCGCCTGGCGCACCTCGAACCGTCCCCGGCCCGCCAGCAGGTATTCGAGCGGGCTTGCACCCGTGTATACCGCGTACTCGGCGCATTCCCGTGGAAACCTGGCGCGCATCAGCCGCAACACCGCGTTGCCCACTTCCGAGTCCACGGGTTCGGCCCGCTCCGCGATCTGTTTCCTGGTAAGCGCGAGCGTTTCGGCGAAGGACGCGCCTGAAACCAGCGTTTCGCTCGCGGCGGCGTCCATTTCTTGCAGAAACGCGGCCACTTCCTTGCTGCCTTCCGCGAAAAGGGCGGCGACCCTGTCGCCGGGCAGCGCGGAAGCATAAATACGCAGGTCGTCGAGCCTGCCCTCGAAATGCTCGTTCGCGCCGCCGCTGGACCCAATATAAGCGGCGACGGACGGATCGATCGCGACGACGCCGGGCCGCTCCAGTTCCTGCACCAGCCTGCCGTCCAGGTACACGCGCATGAATGCGCCATCGAACGTCGCCGCGCAATGGTGCCAGTTGCCATCCAGCAACAGCGCAGGGTCCACCGGCGCGTCGCATTCGAGATAGCCGCCGATATCCAGCCCGAGCGACAGTATCGAACCGCCCCCTTGAAACGAAAAGAGCACGCGGTGCTCGTTTTCCTGCCGGAAAATCTCGCGGAAGCCATCCAGCGTGGCGGGCAAGACCCACGCACAGAGGGAGACCGCCTCGAGTTCAGGCCGGCCAAAGCCGGTCACGCGCAGCTGGTGCTGGCCGCGCAGCGCGAGCGCATCCCCGTATACGCCCCGTTTCGAGGAAGGCCGCTCGCCCCCGGCGGCCTCCGTATTCGTGCTGCCCGACTTATCCGCAAGAAGCTGCGCCTGCCCGCCGTCGAAAGTCCAATGCGCCAGCAACGGCCCGCACTGCGCTTCGTCCGCCGCCGCGGCCCCGAACAGCGCAAGCAGGACGCCGGCCAGTACGTGCCGCATCGAAGACAGTCCGCAATACAACCGCATGAGCGCATACCCTTTTTTGGTTATCCGGCCATTGCCGCCGCATTATAGACCCGCCGCGTCCGCGGATGCCCTATCTGTTTTCGATGTTGCCGCCGAGCCGGACAAGGCCGGCACGCTCCCGGCAAGCGGAAGACCGGAGAGATGCCTGTTTTGAACCGGGCAGGCCGTTGCAATCAAGCCCGCGTTCTGATTAAATGCCGGGCATATTTGTTTCTGCCGCGGCGGGGCGCTGACTTCCGCACGGCCACGCCTGCCCATCAGGGACGCAATAACTCCGGGGAAAAGTTTGCATGAATGAAGCAGCCGAATTCACGCGGCTCGACGGCGTCGTACTAGTGGGATACTTCGTGGTTATCTTGCTGTTCGGCGTGTGGGTTGCGCGCCGTGTGCGCAGCAGTAACCGCTACTTCCTCGGCGACCGCAAGCTCCGCTGGTGGATCATGGTCGGCCAGGCGTTCGGCACCGGCACGCATGCGGAACACCCCGTCGCGCAGGCGGGCGCGACATGCGAGTTCGGGTTCGCCACCATCTGGTACCAGTGGAAGAACATGCTTATCACGCCGCTGTATTGGCTGTTCGCGCCTTGGTACCGGCGAAGCGAACGGACGACCATCGGCGAGATCGTCGAGGACCGCTACGGGCGTCGGCTCGCGATCGTCTACACGATCTTCGCCATCGCCTACTTCGTGTTCAACCAGGGCGCCATGCTCAAGGGCGCGGGCAAGGCCATTTCCGTGGCAACGGGCGGCGCGGTCGTCTCGCCGAACGAAGTCGTGTTCGCCATGACCGTCGCGTTCATCATTTACAGCTTCTTCGGCGGGCTCATCGCGTCCGCCTACACCGATTTCGTCCAGTCCTTCCTGATCATCACCT contains these protein-coding regions:
- a CDS encoding FAD-dependent oxidoreductase; the protein is MQTRREFITTASTVCLGGIAVAGQEKPAEPAANQAEPPGAETAAAPRIAWQRDIPVRYECDVAVAGGGIAGVSAALAAARSGARVLLVEGFAVAGGNATVGGVASFCGETAGQGEAFDAIVAALEAFQAIAPYRPYPEADNRVFDHEILAVVLQELLVRRGVKLLLHTRFVDACVKGDKITECIVCGPSGPEAIRAKQFIDCTGEAQLAHRAGFQTVKGRPEDGLQLPMSLMFFVRHVNPADARVQAPDGWFEAFRTEDELPMTSVWPNGPGGNALKIKVPLFDATDTESLTAAEIHGRRRMMSVLDYYQRVEHKPWLLDHCAGRVGIREGRRILGDYVLTVQDLRAGRSFDDAIARGVYPLDGHKPDDDKRTYILPSEERTVPPYQIPFRCLIPREAGNLLSAGRCLSADQLALSSARVMTTSSMMGQAAGVAAALAAARGCSPRDLDFLEIRRTVVERGANLAV
- a CDS encoding DegT/DnrJ/EryC1/StrS family aminotransferase codes for the protein MHDDTLAIDGGKPVATGPFPPPWLGPAAIGEEEAEAVAAVVRSQFLFRFLDHENSKCTQLENLFRRMTGCEHALAVGGGTAALICGLTGIGVGDGDEVIVPGFTYIASASAVLICGAVPVIAEIDETFTIDPEDVERKVTPRTKAVMPVHMRGIPCDMDRILDVARRHNLLVIEDCAQACGGRYKGEALGSLGDVGCFSLQQYKVITAGEGGMVVTHRREVFERAAIRHDSAMCFWNPADTTIGPFPGENCRMNEMEGALGCVQFGRMDAILERTRALYRRIHEGIADCPGIRPRRSPDPEGDCGIAVAILLESGDRARRFAEALNAEGIPAASIYDRGIPDRHIYCYWEYVMGKRSSDAHGRPWTSPLHDQTREYRPDMCPGTLDILGRAVIISLAQTFEDQHADWIIRGIRKVARGLR
- a CDS encoding rhamnose:proton symporter; the encoded protein is MVADNPLLGTFLHAFGACAAALCYTPQQKLRGWSWQTYWLAQASICWLIAPIAGAWLTIPDLGQVLSAAPKHAMTITFLLGVVYGVGGTAFGLAIKHIGYSLTYAIAIGISCVLGTLAGPILGGTLQELIQKQGASWVMTGMLVGFAGTLLCGVAGRWKEQELLAGTGTTGTFSLGKGLALCLLAGVLSAIYGVAVNDTGKPIAETAARFGAGHWEMNVVYIFSNTGAFCTTLAYTLWLGFRQKTFGEFRQPAGAVPGALRMNYAMALLTGCLWYSQFLFYGLGHVRMGQFKFSSWAIHMIMLILFSALAGVALREWHGRRLPTRAAIAGAIVVLVTAVLMLTYGNWLGEQAAIP
- a CDS encoding alpha-L-fucosidase; this encodes MKPRRGCSRRHFLATTTVAAAATAGAAAARADGRAPDAPPAAADAKQGNQRLGVEALQAWEALGYGMFLHYGMSTFVGKELPSGNDPVSLYAPTALDVGQWVSVARDAGMKYAVLTTKHVAGHCLWPTKHTDYSVANSADKTDVVEKFVTACRDKGVLPGFYYCSWDNHNRFGSRTWSDGQDCYTTSTYQTFQTAQVTELLTQYGPIAETWIDIPGALGRGYRTFLYNHIASLQPETVIMMNSGISDQENYNVDYAWPSDIIAIERSLPPEGGYKRWREIEGKEYYMPGEICDPIGKEWFWVEGDMPRSDDVLLGLHQAARKFGVNLLLDVPPDRRGVIPKESVDALTRLRRNAGI